Genomic segment of Gemmatimonadaceae bacterium:
TCACGATCCGCGCCGAGACTTCCGTCGCCGATCCCGACACGTGCAAGTTCACCGTAAGCCAGACGGTGCATCCGGGCGGTCCCTTCTTCTTCCACGCCAAAGAATTGGCCGCTGGTTCACCCCTCGCCGAGCGATTGTTCGCGCTTGCCGGCGTCGCCCACGTGCTCGTTGCCGAAAACGTCGTGACGGTCGGGAAGCACTCAGGCGCCTCGTGGTCCGCACTGAAATCTGGGATCGGAACGGTCATCCGTGTGCAGCTCGTCTCAGGGGTACCGGCCATCCTCGAGGCCCCTCGCACCGCGGGTGCGTTGGGGCGCACCGACGCCGAAGTTCGCGCGGTTATTCAGGAACTCCTGGACCGGCAAGTCAACCGTGCCATCGCGGCGCACGGCGGGAAGATTTCCATTGTTGATGTGAGGGACGGAAAGCTCTTTGTCACCATGAGTGGTGGGTGCCAGGGGTGCGCGGCCTCGCAACTGACTCTGCGACGCGGGTTCGAGGTCAAGGTGCGTCGGGTCGCACCGGAGATCGCGGACATCGTTGACACGACGGACCA
This window contains:
- a CDS encoding NifU family protein, yielding MFDVLPLDETITIRAETSVADPDTCKFTVSQTVHPGGPFFFHAKELAAGSPLAERLFALAGVAHVLVAENVVTVGKHSGASWSALKSGIGTVIRVQLVSGVPAILEAPRTAGALGRTDAEVRAVIQELLDRQVNRAIAAHGGKISIVDVRDGKLFVTMSGGCQGCAASQLTLRRGFEVKVRRVAPEIADIVDTTDHTAGKKPFYERTSSN